In Harpia harpyja isolate bHarHar1 chromosome 18, bHarHar1 primary haplotype, whole genome shotgun sequence, a single genomic region encodes these proteins:
- the LOC128153994 gene encoding G-protein coupled receptor 83-like, with amino-acid sequence MSRHTWFPLQYISKPFWRAENHNTTNFFSALYGFPNQSFFHSGLDLEDLGDFGSGTKYEGESQSRTVKALLIVAYSVIICISLFGNILVCHVVIKNKRMHSATSLFIVNLAVADVMITILNTPFTLVRFVSSTWVFGKLMCHISRFVQYCSVHVSVLTLAAIALDRHQVIMHPLKPRMSMVKGGICIIIIWVMASCFSLPHAIYQTLTRFYIGNRTIRMVCLPSFPPPADLFWKYLDLTTFVLLYVLPLLVISITYTMVAKKLWLRNAIGDLTMEQYYAHQRKKKMTLKMLMVVVIVFAVCWFPLNCYVVLISCRAIHSSNALYFAFHWFAMSSTCYNPFIYCWLNESFRSELKSLLCVCRQRSAAQSHALQSISPAFRHAWVENCHYKRGSTCQKARASSQRNSAKTDISSVQPIVAES; translated from the exons ATGAGCAGGCACACGTGGTTCCCTTTGCAGTACATCTCCAAGCCCTTCTGGAGAGCGGAGAATCACAACACGACCAACTTCTTCTCTGCACTGTATGGCTTCCCTAACCAGTCCTTCTTCCACAGTGGTTTGGACCTGGAGGACCTGGGGGACTTTGGCAGCGGGACCAAGTATGAGGGCGAGTCCCAGAGCCGGACAGTGAAGGCGCTGCTGATAGTAGCCTACTCTGTGATCATCTGCATCTCGCTCTTCGGCAACATCCTGGTGTGCCACGTGGTGATCAAGAACAAAAGGATGCACTCTGCCACCAGCCTCTTCATCGTCAACCTGGCCGTTGCCGACGTGATGATCACCATTTTGAACACCCCCTTCACGCTG GTGCGGTTTGTAAGCAGTACCTGGGTTTTTGGAAAGCTGATGTGTCATATAAGCCGGTTTGTTCAGTACTGCTCCGTTCACGTGTCTGTGCTGACCCTTGCTGCCATCGCTCTGGATCGGCATCAG GTTATCATGCACCCTCTCAAGCCGCGCATGTCCATGGTGAAAGGAGGGATTTGCATCATTATCATCTGGGTTATGGCCAGCTGCTTCTCACTGCCTCATGCCATTTATCAGACTTTGACAAGATTTTATATCGG AAACAGAACAATACGAATGGTCTGCCTCcccagcttccctcctcctgctgatCTTTTCTGGAAGTATTTGGACTTGACTACTTTTGTTCTCTTGTATGTCCTGCCCTTGCTTGTGATCTCCATCACATATACCATGGTGGCCAAGAAGCTCTGGCTGAGAAATGCCATCGGGGACCTCACCATGGAGCAATACTATGCCCATCAACGGAAAAAGAAGATGACACTGAAGATGTTGATGGTGGTGGTGATTGTGTTTGCAGTCTGCTGGTTCCCCCTGAACTGCTATGTGGTGTTGATCTCCTGTAGGGCCATCCACAGTAGCAATGCTCTGTACTTTGCTTTTCACTGGTTTGCCATGAGCAGCACTTGCTACAATCCCTTCATTTACTGTTGGCTGAATGAGAGCTTCAGATCTGAGTTGAAGTCCTTGCTGTGTGTGTGCCGGCAAAGGAGTGCAGCCCAGAGTCACGCTCTGCAGTCCATCTCCCCCGCTTTCAGGCACGCCTGGGTTGAGAACTGCCATTATAAAAGAGGCAGCACCTGCCAGAAGGCAAGGGCATCTTCCCAGAGGAACTCTGCAAAGACAGACATATCCAGTGTTCAGCCAATTGTGGCAGAAAGCTAA